The uncultured Bacteroides sp. genome has a segment encoding these proteins:
- a CDS encoding transposase → MAGHYGLDGKLIQKYYKENLSDFREWDLLSHAEDYILFPKNISYHLCIDETALTSGELYTILSSKKGHGRKGTIVAVIKGTKAEDIINVLCKIPEKERNIVKEVTLDMAGSMQKIIQCCFPKAIQVIDSFHVQNLRPQSYDKNVARLKLAQWYESIEKEGYRNFSTVSQTIKNNYERILNFFINRSTNAAAESFNAKLKFFRASFRGVADMTFFLFRISKIYA, encoded by the coding sequence TTGGCTGGACACTATGGATTAGATGGCAAGCTCATTCAAAAGTATTATAAAGAAAATCTGAGCGATTTCAGGGAATGGGATCTGTTGTCCCATGCAGAAGATTACATTCTCTTCCCAAAAAACATCTCTTATCACCTTTGCATTGATGAAACAGCGCTTACCTCAGGAGAATTATACACTATTCTCTCAAGTAAAAAAGGTCATGGCCGTAAAGGTACAATCGTAGCTGTTATTAAAGGAACCAAGGCTGAAGATATAATAAATGTACTCTGCAAGATTCCAGAGAAGGAACGCAATATTGTAAAAGAGGTTACTCTTGATATGGCAGGTAGCATGCAAAAGATTATCCAGTGTTGCTTTCCAAAAGCCATACAGGTTATAGATAGTTTCCATGTTCAGAATTTACGCCCCCAGTCATATGATAAAAATGTAGCCAGATTGAAGCTTGCTCAGTGGTATGAAAGCATAGAAAAAGAAGGGTACAGGAATTTTTCTACTGTTAGTCAAACTATAAAAAACAATTATGAAAGAATATTGAACTTCTTTATTAACAGAAGTACAAATGCAGCTGCAGAATCATTTAATGCGAAACTCAAATTCTTCAGAGCTTCATTCAGAGGAGTGGCGGATATGACATTTTTCCTTTTTAGAATATCAAAAATTTATGCATAA
- a CDS encoding transposase family protein, whose product MKKKIDNPTPLNVLGMFLPSGLLDYFDLINSESLETCFILFLEEKNIIPEECKTLPLHSKGFMPEIEVQDFPIRGKAVYLRIKRRRWEDTQTGKTYSRDWNLVATGTRITAEFGAFLKELLRQ is encoded by the coding sequence ATGAAAAAGAAGATAGATAACCCGACCCCACTTAACGTGTTAGGTATGTTTTTGCCTTCGGGCCTGCTTGATTATTTTGATTTAATCAATAGTGAATCCCTGGAAACCTGTTTTATTCTGTTCCTTGAAGAGAAGAATATTATTCCTGAAGAATGCAAAACACTTCCTCTTCATTCAAAAGGATTTATGCCGGAAATCGAAGTCCAAGATTTTCCTATACGAGGTAAAGCAGTCTATCTTCGCATTAAACGGCGCCGTTGGGAAGATACTCAAACCGGTAAAACATATAGCCGTGATTGGAATCTGGTTGCCACCGGCACTCGCATAACCGCTGAGTTCGGTGCTTTTTTAAAAGAATTACTTAGACAATAA
- a CDS encoding HAMP domain-containing sensor histidine kinase has product MLIGNRIKKVKIVLVIIAIIIAFSSLVTSHILIKDLSFEERNKMEVWSEAMRSFNIADERTDLTLVLKVLNGNNTIPVIVVNKKGTIQSYRNISAPASDSDKYLRNKIKSFGYNNHRIRIYLQSQLNGINTDKTDYIDIYYDDSLMLKRLATYPYVQLGVVFLFVLIAVFAMLSSKKAEQNKVWVGLSKETAHQLGTPISSLMAWVEILKLRYTDDELISEMGDDVNRLKLIADRFSKIGSMPELQLCDLNILLNNVVDYLSRRCSGKIIFVRNYINEPVLVKLSSSLFEWVIENLCKNAIDSMEGQGNITISVKSNEKKVFIDVSDTGKGVLKSKYITIFEPGYTTKKRGWGLGLSLAKRIVEEYHHGKIFVKRSELNKGTTFRIELKK; this is encoded by the coding sequence ATGCTGATTGGAAATAGGATTAAGAAGGTAAAAATAGTATTAGTGATTATTGCTATAATAATTGCTTTCTCATCATTGGTAACTTCTCATATTTTGATTAAGGATCTTTCCTTTGAGGAAAGAAATAAAATGGAAGTCTGGTCTGAGGCAATGAGATCTTTTAATATCGCAGATGAGAGGACTGATCTTACATTAGTACTTAAGGTTTTGAATGGAAATAATACTATTCCTGTGATTGTGGTTAATAAAAAGGGGACAATTCAGAGTTATAGGAATATTTCAGCTCCAGCCTCGGATTCAGATAAGTATTTGCGGAACAAGATTAAAAGTTTTGGTTACAATAATCATAGAATTAGAATTTATCTTCAATCTCAGTTAAATGGAATCAATACTGATAAGACAGACTATATAGATATTTATTATGATGATTCTTTAATGCTTAAGCGCCTAGCAACATATCCTTATGTACAGTTAGGTGTGGTTTTTCTTTTTGTTCTAATTGCTGTTTTTGCAATGCTGAGTTCTAAAAAGGCTGAGCAAAATAAAGTGTGGGTAGGCCTTTCTAAAGAAACAGCCCACCAGTTAGGTACACCAATTTCTTCTCTTATGGCTTGGGTTGAAATACTAAAATTAAGATATACTGATGACGAATTAATTTCTGAGATGGGGGATGATGTTAATCGTTTGAAACTTATTGCTGATCGTTTTTCAAAAATAGGTTCTATGCCCGAACTGCAATTGTGTGATCTTAATATATTGCTTAATAATGTTGTTGACTATTTATCTAGGAGATGTTCTGGGAAAATAATATTTGTTAGAAATTATATAAATGAACCTGTATTAGTAAAACTGAGTTCTTCTCTTTTTGAATGGGTTATAGAGAATTTATGTAAGAATGCCATTGATTCAATGGAAGGTCAAGGGAATATTACAATTTCGGTAAAGAGCAATGAGAAAAAAGTATTTATTGATGTTTCAGATACAGGTAAAGGTGTTTTAAAGTCAAAATATATAACTATCTTTGAACCTGGGTATACAACAAAAAAAAGAGGTTGGGGATTAGGGTTGTCTCTGGCTAAAAGAATAGTAGAAGAGTATCATCACGGAAAGATTTTTGTGAAGCGCTCTGAGTTAAATAAAGGCACAACTTTTAGAATAGAACTTAAAAAATAA
- a CDS encoding DUF177 domain-containing protein yields the protein MGKFDKYKVDLKAMQADSCSFEFLLENVFFANIDGPEVQKGKVNVTLTVKRISGVFELVFQTEGIVLVPCDRCLDEMEVSVASTDKLFVKFGSDYAEESDNMVIVPEEEGAINLAWFMYEFIALALPMKHVHGPGKCNKGMVSKLNKHLRTTSDDSDNDEIDSSIEEEIEDVEEDSIDPRWNELKKILDNN from the coding sequence TTGGGAAAGTTCGATAAATATAAAGTTGATTTGAAGGCAATGCAGGCAGACTCATGTTCATTTGAGTTTCTGCTTGAGAATGTGTTCTTTGCAAATATTGATGGGCCTGAAGTTCAGAAAGGTAAAGTTAATGTGACTCTTACTGTTAAACGAATTTCAGGAGTTTTTGAGCTTGTATTCCAAACAGAAGGAATAGTTCTGGTTCCATGCGATCGTTGCCTGGATGAAATGGAAGTGTCTGTAGCCTCTACAGATAAGCTTTTTGTTAAGTTTGGTAGTGATTATGCTGAGGAAAGCGATAATATGGTAATTGTTCCAGAGGAAGAAGGCGCTATAAATCTTGCTTGGTTTATGTATGAGTTTATTGCACTTGCACTACCTATGAAGCATGTTCATGGTCCAGGTAAATGTAATAAAGGCATGGTCAGCAAATTAAATAAGCATTTAAGAACAACATCTGACGATAGTGATAATGATGAAATAGATTCTTCTATTGAAGAAGAAATTGAGGATGTAGAAGAAGATTCTATAGATCCTAGATGGAATGAATTAAAAAAAATATTAGATAATAATTAA
- the rpmF gene encoding 50S ribosomal protein L32: MAHPKRKQSKSRQAKRRTHDKAIAPTLAICPNCGEWHVYHTVCGACGYYRGKLAIEKEAAI, from the coding sequence ATGGCACATCCTAAAAGAAAGCAATCAAAATCGAGACAAGCAAAGAGAAGAACTCATGATAAAGCTATAGCTCCTACATTGGCAATTTGCCCTAACTGTGGCGAATGGCATGTTTATCATACAGTATGCGGTGCTTGCGGTTATTACAGAGGCAAGCTTGCTATTGAAAAAGAAGCTGCTATCTAA
- a CDS encoding beta-ketoacyl-ACP synthase III → MEKINAVITGVGGYVPDYILTNEEISKMVDTNDEWIMTRIGVKERRILNEEGLGTSYMARKAAKQLMQKTGSNPDDIDLVIVATSTPDYHFPSTASILCDKLGLKNAFAFDLQAACSGFLYLMETAAAFIRSGRYKKIIIVGADKMSSMVNYTDRATCPIFGDGAAAFMVEPTTEDYGIIDSCLRTDGKGLPFLHMKAGGSVCPPSYFTVDNKMHYLYQEGRTVFKYAVSNMSDVTAYVAEKNNLTKDNIDWVVPHQANLRIIDAVANRLEVPIEKVLINIERYGNTSAGTLPLCIWDFEKKLKKGDNILFTAFGAGFTWGAVYVKWGYDGSEK, encoded by the coding sequence ATGGAAAAAATTAATGCAGTAATCACAGGCGTTGGTGGCTATGTACCGGATTATATCTTAACTAATGAAGAGATATCAAAGATGGTAGATACTAATGATGAATGGATTATGACACGCATAGGGGTCAAGGAACGTCGTATCCTGAATGAAGAGGGATTAGGTACATCCTATATGGCTCGAAAAGCAGCAAAACAGTTAATGCAGAAGACTGGTTCTAATCCAGACGATATTGATTTAGTGATTGTTGCTACTTCTACTCCAGATTATCATTTCCCATCAACAGCATCGATCCTTTGTGATAAACTAGGTCTTAAAAATGCTTTTGCATTTGACCTTCAAGCTGCTTGCTCTGGTTTCCTTTATTTAATGGAAACTGCTGCTGCGTTTATCCGTTCCGGAAGATATAAGAAAATTATTATTGTTGGTGCAGATAAGATGTCTTCAATGGTTAACTATACAGATAGAGCTACTTGTCCTATTTTTGGAGATGGAGCTGCAGCTTTTATGGTTGAACCTACTACTGAAGATTATGGAATAATAGACTCTTGTTTGCGTACAGATGGTAAAGGTCTTCCCTTTCTACATATGAAAGCAGGAGGTTCTGTTTGTCCTCCATCTTATTTCACTGTAGATAATAAAATGCATTATCTTTATCAGGAAGGACGTACTGTATTTAAATATGCTGTATCTAATATGTCAGATGTAACAGCTTATGTAGCTGAGAAAAATAATCTGACTAAAGACAATATTGATTGGGTTGTTCCTCATCAGGCAAATCTGCGTATTATTGATGCAGTCGCTAATAGATTAGAGGTTCCAATAGAGAAAGTCTTGATCAACATTGAGCGATATGGTAATACTAGCGCTGGAACGTTGCCTCTTTGTATTTGGGATTTTGAGAAAAAACTAAAGAAGGGCGACAATATACTCTTCACTGCATTTGGTGCAGGTTTCACTTGGGGAGCTGTATATGTGAAGTGGGGTTATGACGGATCTGAAAAATAA
- the era gene encoding GTPase Era translates to MHKAGFVNIVGNPNVGKSTLMNVLVGERISIATFKAQTTRHRIMGILNTDEMQIVFSDTPGVLKPNYKLQESMLNFSTSALSDADILLYVTDVIETRDKHNEFIEKVRQQTFPVLVLINKIDLIDQQKLEALVEEWKELLPQAEIIPISAISKFNVDYVMRRIKELLPDSPPYFDKDQWTDKPARFFVTEIIREKILLYYDKEIPYAVEVVVEQFKEEPKLIRINAVIYVERDSQKGIIIGKQGKALKKVATEARRSLEKFFGKSVFLETFVKVDKDWRSSDKELKNFGYQMD, encoded by the coding sequence ATGCATAAAGCTGGATTTGTGAACATCGTAGGTAATCCTAATGTGGGAAAGTCTACATTGATGAATGTATTGGTTGGGGAACGTATTTCTATTGCAACTTTTAAGGCGCAAACAACTCGTCATCGTATTATGGGTATTTTAAATACTGATGAAATGCAGATTGTATTCTCTGATACTCCGGGCGTTTTGAAACCCAACTATAAATTGCAGGAATCAATGCTGAATTTCTCAACGTCAGCATTATCAGATGCTGATATATTGCTTTATGTTACTGATGTAATTGAAACGCGGGACAAACATAATGAGTTTATTGAAAAGGTTCGTCAGCAGACGTTTCCGGTTTTAGTACTTATAAATAAGATTGATCTCATTGATCAGCAAAAACTGGAGGCATTGGTTGAAGAGTGGAAAGAACTGCTTCCTCAGGCTGAAATTATACCAATTTCTGCAATTTCGAAATTTAATGTTGATTACGTAATGCGCAGAATTAAAGAATTATTGCCTGATTCTCCTCCGTATTTCGATAAAGATCAATGGACTGATAAACCTGCCCGCTTCTTTGTAACAGAAATCATTCGCGAAAAGATATTGCTTTATTACGATAAAGAAATACCTTATGCTGTTGAGGTTGTGGTAGAACAATTTAAAGAAGAACCAAAGTTGATACGTATCAATGCGGTTATTTATGTCGAACGGGATTCCCAAAAGGGCATCATTATCGGCAAACAAGGCAAAGCCTTGAAAAAGGTGGCAACGGAAGCACGTCGCTCGTTGGAGAAATTCTTTGGTAAATCAGTATTTTTGGAAACCTTTGTAAAAGTAGATAAAGATTGGAGAAGTTCTGATAAAGAACTAAAGAATTTTGGCTACCAAATGGATTAG
- the der gene encoding ribosome biogenesis GTPase Der — protein sequence MGNLVAIVGRPNVGKSTLFNRLTKTRQAIVNDEAGTTRDRQYGKSEWLGREFSVVDTGGWVVNSDDIFEEEIRKQVLLAVEEADVILFVVDVMNGVTDLDMQVATILRRAKSPVILVANKTDNNDLQYNAPEFYRLGLGDPHCISSLSGSGTGDMLDVLISKFNKESEEILDDEIPRFAVVGRPNAGKSSIINAFIGVERNIVTEIAGTTRDSIYTRYEKFGFDFYLVDTAGIRKKGKVNEDLEYYSVIRSIRAIEGADICILMVDATRGVESQDLNIFSVIQKNSKGLVVVVNKWDLVENKTDKVMKEFENAIRSRFAPFVDFPIIFGSALTKQRIFKVLEEAKEVYENRSIKIPTARLNEEMLPLIEAYPPPATKGKYLKIKYVTQLPNTRVPSFVFFANLPQYIKDPYKRFLENKMRDKWNLTGTPINIFIRQK from the coding sequence ATGGGAAATTTAGTGGCAATTGTAGGTCGTCCTAATGTAGGAAAATCTACCCTTTTTAATCGCTTAACCAAGACTCGTCAGGCTATCGTTAATGACGAAGCCGGTACTACTCGTGATCGTCAATACGGTAAGTCAGAATGGTTGGGGCGTGAATTCTCTGTTGTTGATACCGGTGGATGGGTAGTCAACTCGGATGATATTTTTGAAGAAGAAATTCGCAAGCAAGTTTTACTTGCTGTAGAAGAAGCAGATGTTATTCTTTTCGTTGTGGATGTGATGAATGGAGTGACAGATTTGGATATGCAGGTAGCTACAATTCTTCGTCGTGCTAAGAGTCCTGTGATCTTAGTCGCAAACAAAACAGACAATAATGATCTTCAATATAATGCACCGGAATTTTATCGTCTTGGCTTAGGAGATCCACATTGTATTTCTTCTCTTTCAGGAAGTGGTACAGGTGATATGTTGGATGTTCTAATCAGTAAGTTTAATAAAGAATCGGAAGAAATATTAGATGATGAGATCCCTCGCTTTGCCGTGGTTGGTCGTCCTAATGCAGGAAAATCTTCTATTATTAATGCGTTTATTGGTGTAGAAAGAAATATAGTAACTGAGATTGCAGGAACAACTCGTGATTCTATTTATACTCGCTATGAGAAGTTTGGATTTGACTTTTATCTTGTAGATACTGCAGGTATCCGAAAGAAAGGTAAGGTTAATGAAGATTTGGAATATTACTCTGTTATACGTTCTATTCGTGCAATAGAAGGAGCCGATATTTGTATCTTAATGGTTGATGCCACTCGTGGAGTTGAAAGCCAGGATTTGAATATCTTCTCAGTAATTCAGAAGAATTCTAAAGGTCTTGTGGTGGTTGTTAATAAATGGGACTTGGTTGAGAACAAAACTGACAAGGTAATGAAAGAGTTTGAGAATGCTATTCGCAGTCGCTTTGCTCCTTTTGTTGACTTTCCTATTATTTTTGGTTCAGCTCTTACTAAGCAACGCATATTCAAGGTGCTGGAAGAAGCTAAAGAAGTCTATGAGAACAGATCTATTAAGATCCCTACAGCCCGGTTAAATGAGGAGATGCTTCCGCTTATTGAAGCATATCCGCCACCTGCTACTAAAGGGAAATATCTTAAGATAAAGTATGTAACTCAGTTGCCTAATACCCGCGTTCCATCTTTTGTATTCTTTGCGAATTTGCCGCAGTATATTAAAGATCCTTATAAACGCTTTTTAGAGAATAAAATGCGTGATAAATGGAACTTGACAGGAACTCCGATAAATATATTTATCAGACAGAAATAG
- a CDS encoding ABC transporter ATP-binding protein produces the protein MIEVKSLYKSFDGRDVLKDINATFENGKTNLIIGQSGSGKTVLMKCIVGLLTPEKGELLYDNRNFLSMGKKEKKLLRSEMGMIFQSAALFDSLSVLDNVMFPLNMFSDDTLKERTKRAMFCLERVNLKEAKSAFPGEISGGMQKRVAIARAIALNPQYLFCDEPNSGLDPKTSLLIDELIQDITKEYNMTTIINTHDMNSVMGIGEKIYYIYQGNKEWEGTKDDIFTSTNKRLNDFIFASDFFRKVKEVEVQNILDE, from the coding sequence ATGATAGAGGTTAAATCATTATATAAATCATTTGATGGCAGAGATGTTTTAAAAGATATAAATGCCACTTTTGAGAACGGGAAAACAAATCTGATTATTGGACAGAGCGGTTCCGGTAAAACGGTACTCATGAAGTGCATTGTAGGCTTACTCACTCCAGAAAAAGGAGAATTGCTTTATGACAATCGCAACTTCCTTTCTATGGGAAAGAAAGAAAAGAAGCTGCTAAGAAGTGAAATGGGGATGATCTTTCAAAGTGCTGCATTGTTTGATTCGCTCTCTGTACTGGATAACGTAATGTTTCCACTGAATATGTTTTCAGATGATACACTAAAGGAACGCACCAAACGAGCAATGTTCTGTTTAGAACGAGTAAACCTGAAAGAAGCAAAATCAGCATTCCCAGGAGAGATAAGTGGAGGTATGCAAAAGCGTGTTGCCATAGCAAGAGCTATAGCGCTTAATCCTCAATATTTGTTTTGTGATGAGCCAAACTCCGGACTCGATCCTAAAACTTCTCTTCTTATTGATGAGCTGATTCAGGATATTACAAAGGAATATAATATGACTACAATCATTAATACCCATGATATGAATTCAGTGATGGGCATCGGTGAGAAAATATATTATATCTACCAGGGAAATAAAGAATGGGAAGGTACAAAAGATGATATATTTACTTCAACTAATAAACGGCTGAATGACTTTATCTTTGCCTCTGACTTCTTCCGTAAAGTAAAAGAGGTCGAAGTACAAAATATATTAGATGAGTAA
- a CDS encoding ABC transporter permease, which produces MFKALKTIGRYIMLMGRTFSRPERMKMYLKQFVKEIEQLGVNSVGIVLLISFFIGAVITIQIKLNIESPWMPRWTVGYVTREIMLLEFSSSIMCLILAGKVGSNIASELGSMRVTQQIDALEIMGVNSASYLILPKIVALVLFIPILVTVSIFAGIIGAFATCWFGGIMTATNLEYGLQYTFVEWYVWCGIIKSFFFAFIIASVSAFFGYTVEGGSIDVGKASTNSVVSSSVLILFADLILTKLLMG; this is translated from the coding sequence ATGTTCAAAGCATTAAAGACTATTGGAAGATATATCATGCTGATGGGGCGAACCTTTTCACGTCCTGAACGCATGAAAATGTATTTAAAACAATTCGTCAAGGAAATAGAGCAGCTGGGGGTAAACTCAGTGGGTATTGTATTGCTGATTTCTTTCTTCATTGGAGCAGTAATCACAATTCAGATTAAACTAAATATTGAAAGTCCGTGGATGCCACGTTGGACTGTCGGTTATGTAACTCGCGAAATCATGTTGCTGGAGTTTTCATCCTCAATTATGTGCTTGATCCTTGCAGGTAAAGTTGGTTCAAATATTGCATCGGAATTAGGTAGCATGCGCGTTACACAACAAATTGATGCATTAGAAATAATGGGAGTTAATTCTGCCAGTTATTTGATTCTACCTAAAATTGTGGCACTGGTTTTATTTATTCCTATACTGGTTACCGTCAGTATATTCGCAGGAATTATAGGAGCATTCGCCACTTGCTGGTTCGGAGGCATAATGACAGCTACAAATCTGGAATACGGATTGCAATACACTTTCGTGGAATGGTATGTATGGTGTGGCATCATTAAATCATTCTTCTTTGCATTTATTATTGCTTCGGTATCTGCATTCTTTGGATACACTGTAGAGGGAGGCTCCATTGATGTAGGTAAAGCAAGTACTAACTCCGTAGTAAGCAGCAGTGTTCTAATTCTATTTGCTGACTTAATACTCACAAAACTATTAATGGGATGA
- the lptB gene encoding LPS export ABC transporter ATP-binding protein: protein MVLRTENLVKKYGKRTVVSHVSIDVKQGEIVGLLGPNGAGKTTSFYMTVGLITPNEGRIFLDDLEITKYPVYKRAQTGIGYLAQEASVFRKMSVEDNIMSVLEMTNTSKEYKKEKLESLIAEFRLQKVRKNLGDQLSGGERRRTEIARCLAINPKFIMLDEPFAGVDPIAVEDIQHIVWKLKDKNIGILITDHNVQETLSITDRAYLLFEGKILFKGTPEELAENKIVREKYLSNSFVLRRKDFESKE, encoded by the coding sequence ATGGTTCTTCGTACTGAAAATCTGGTAAAGAAATACGGAAAGAGAACTGTGGTTAGTCATGTCTCAATAGATGTGAAGCAGGGAGAGATTGTTGGATTACTTGGCCCTAACGGTGCAGGTAAAACAACGTCATTCTATATGACTGTGGGATTGATTACTCCAAACGAAGGACGGATCTTTCTCGATGATCTTGAGATAACCAAGTATCCTGTATATAAACGGGCGCAGACAGGAATTGGATATCTGGCTCAGGAAGCTTCTGTTTTCCGAAAGATGAGTGTGGAAGATAATATTATGTCAGTATTGGAAATGACCAACACTTCTAAGGAATATAAAAAGGAAAAGCTTGAAAGCCTGATTGCTGAGTTCCGTTTGCAGAAAGTTCGTAAGAACCTTGGTGATCAGCTATCGGGTGGTGAACGCCGTCGTACGGAAATAGCCCGTTGCCTTGCCATTAATCCAAAGTTTATCATGCTTGATGAACCATTTGCCGGAGTAGACCCTATTGCGGTAGAAGATATTCAGCATATTGTATGGAAACTAAAGGATAAGAATATTGGTATTTTAATTACGGACCACAATGTGCAGGAAACTTTGAGTATTACAGATCGTGCTTACTTGCTGTTTGAAGGAAAAATTCTGTTTAAAGGAACTCCTGAAGAACTTGCCGAAAATAAAATTGTTCGTGAGAAATATCTAAGTAATAGCTTTGTGCTTCGCCGAAAAGATTTTGAATCGAAGGAATAA